Proteins from a genomic interval of Marmota flaviventris isolate mMarFla1 chromosome 8, mMarFla1.hap1, whole genome shotgun sequence:
- the LOC139706664 gene encoding spidroin-2-like produces the protein MKLVLEGFRSLVAGRRVSQKTFQDKRREPSRPLAPPRVQTLLQENNSEREIEHPLWLLSPQSGLPPGPPGSLLAVSPAHHGWLRGPRAPGLHDARACNAPRSWQDVLRGGQRIVSLTPNPQSQGLQSPATQTPGLHDPGPEGRLPASPASLSEASQRVTRQGPGATTAEACGDPGPGPLLSARLRRSLQPTAASPAAPAASGPQALGWRKPEEGGAGTIPSPQPWRGSWRGRSAARSRRRPPARALPATPGSGSPVTARSASGAAGNASCSAVVATKFEKKGAVQIEAAGLPVPRGGEAGAQRSPYLSGGADNSRAPSSGVRAETQ, from the exons ATGAAGCTGGTACTTGAAGG gtttaggtctcttGTGGCGGGAAGAAGGGtttctcagaaaactttccaagatAAAAGACGAGAACCTTCCAGACCCCTTGCCCCACCTCGCGTCCAGACCCTTTTACAAGAAAACAATAGTGAACGTGAAATCGAGCACCCCCTTTGGCTTCTCAGCCCACAATCTGGCCTGC CTCCTGGACCTCCGGGCAGTCTCCTAGCTGTCTCCCCTGCACACCACGGCTGGCTCAGGGGTCCTAGAGCCCCCGGGCTCCATGATGCCCGCGCCTGCAACGCGCCCCGAAGCTGGCAGGATGTGTTGAGGGGCGGACAGCGCATCGTGTCCCTCACCCCCAATCCTCAATCTCAGGGGCTCCAAAGCCCGGCCACTCAGACCCCAGGCCTCCACGACCCGGGTCCAGAAGGCAGACTTCCCGCATCACCAGCCTCCCTCAGTGAAGCCAGCCAGAGAGTTACCCGCCAAGGCCCAGGCGCGACGACCGCAGAGGCGTGCGGGGATCCAGGGCCGGGCCCGCTGCTCTCCGCCCGCCTGCGCCGCTCGCTCCAGCCGACTGCTGCCTCTCCGGCGGCGCCTGCCGCATCGGGTCCCCAAGCCCTGGGCTGGCGGAAACCGGAGGAAGGTGGCGCGGGCACGATTCCTTCCCCCCAGCCCTGGCGGGGGAGCTGGAGAGGGCGCAGCGCCGCCCGGAGTCGGAGGCGCCCGCCAGCCCGCGCGCTGCCCGCCACGCCCGGGTCTGGATCCCCGGTGACTGCGCGGAGCGCCTCGGGAGCCGCAGGAAACGCCTCCTGCTCCGCGGTTGTCGCCACCAAGTTCGAGAAGAAAGGTGCAGTACAGATAGAAGCTGCGGGGCTCCCCGTTCCCCGGGGCGGCGAGGCTGGAGCGCAGCGGAGCCCCTACCTTTCCGGCGGGGCGGATAACAGCCGCGCGCCCTCTTCGGGCGTCAG